A part of Geotrypetes seraphini chromosome 9, aGeoSer1.1, whole genome shotgun sequence genomic DNA contains:
- the SLC35B4 gene encoding UDP-xylose and UDP-N-acetylglucosamine transporter, whose translation MHPAAALGLVFGGCCSNVVFLELLARQFPGCGNIVTFAQFLFIAVEGFIFEAEFGRKRPAIPIRYYTVMVAMFFTVSVVNNYALNLNIAMPLHMIFRSGSLIASMVLGMIMLKKRYSTSKYLSIALVSVGIFICTFMSAKQVASQANSSEEEGFNAFLWWLLGITFLTFALLMSARMGIFQEIIYQQFGKHPREALFYNHCLPLPGFLLFAPDIYNHAVLFSQSEPLHVPVLGLKMPIMWSYLLLNVITQYICIRGVFILTTECTSLTVTLVVTLRKFVSLIFSILYFKNPFTAWHWIGSLFVLAGTLMYTEMWNNMGVVLSTAKKEAKRD comes from the exons ATGCATCCGGCGGCGGCCCTCGGGCTGGTGTTCGGGGGCTGCTGCAGCAACGTGGTGTTTCTGGAGCTGTTGGCCAG GCAGTTTCCAGGCTGTGGGAATATAGTTACATTTGCACAGTTTTTATTTATAGCAGTGGAAGGATTTATCTTCGAAGCAGAGTTTGGGAGGAAACGGCCAGCCATACCAATCAG GTATTACACTGTTATGGTAGCAATGTTCTTTACGGTCAGTGTGGTGAATAATTATGCCTTGAATCTCAACATTGCCATGCCTCTCCATATGATTTTCAGATCG GGGTCTCTGATTGCAAGTATGGTGCTAGGAATGATCATGTTGAAGAAGAG ATATAGTACATCAAAGTATTTGTCTATAGCTCTGGTATCGGTGGGAATTTTCATCTGCACTTTCATGTCTGCTAAGCAAGTG GCATCCCAAGCAAATTCcagtgaggaggagggattcaACGCGTTTTTGTGGTGGCTCTTAG GTATTACGTTCTTGACCTTCGCCCTCCTGATGTCAGCCAGAATGGGAATTTTCCAAGAAATAATTTACCAACAGTTTGGCAAGCATCCCAGAGAAGCGTTATTTTACAAT CATTGCTTGCCTCTGCCTGGCTTCCTCCTCTTTGCCCCTGATATCTACAATCATGCTGTTCTCTTCAGCCAGTCTG AGCCATTGCATGTCCCAGTCCTCGGGCTGAAGATGCCGATTATGTGGTCTTACCTGCTGTTGAATGTCATCACTCA ATATATATGCATTCGTGGAGTGTTCATTCTCACAACGGAGTGCACCTCCCTCACCGTGACCCTCGTGGTAACTCTGCGCAAGTTTGTCAGCCTTATATTTTCGATCCTGTATTTTAAGAATCCTTTCACGGCCTGGCACTGGATCGGCTCTCTCTTTGTCCTAGCAGGGACCCTCATGTACACTGAGATGTGGAATAACATGGGTGTGGTGCTCTCTACAGCCAAGAAGGAAGCCAAGAGAGACTAG